From the genome of Monomorium pharaonis isolate MP-MQ-018 chromosome 2, ASM1337386v2, whole genome shotgun sequence, one region includes:
- the LOC105834921 gene encoding alpha-L-fucosidase yields the protein MTFVHILCAVLILCVLVEAYVNVITKRDEDNVPFSTTEQKYVPTWPSLDSRSLPSWYDTAKFGIFIHWGVFSVPSFSSEWFWNHWKEESKSTKFSDFMRQRYPPNFTYQDFARDFTAEFFNASDWAELFQASGAKYIVLTSKHHEGYTLWPSTFSFSWNSMDVGPQKDLVGELAKAIRNTTQIKFGLYHSLFEWYNPLYISDKRNNFTTDRFVIQKVIPELRELIETYKPDIVWSDGDGEATDTYWKSKEFLAWLYNESPVKDTVVVNDRWGINISCHHGGFFTCADRFNPGVLLPHKWENCMTIDKKSWGYRRNAVLSEYYTLAGLVKELIITVSCGGNLLMNVGPTKDGIITPIYEERLRGIGAWLAINGEAIYDTKPWIVQNDTLTGSVWYTLNKTKKQLYASILEWPDDNILLLGSPKLSNNSQIHLLGYSSVISWKQFANKLEINLPANAHRGQPAWVLKIRKNIN from the exons ATGAcgtttgtacatattttgtgTGCTGTACTGATTCTCTGTGTGTTGGTAGAGGCATATGTTAATGTGATAACAAAAAGAGATGAGGATAACGTGCCATTTTCAACCACAGAGCAAAAATATGTTCCAACTTGGCCTAGTCTAGACAGTCGATCACTTCCATCCTGGTATGACACGGCAAAGTTTGGAATCTTTATTCATTGGGGTGTATTCAGCGTGCCTAGTTTTAGCTCTGAATGGTTTTGGAATCATTGGAAAG AGGAAAGTAAAAGCACAAAATTTTCCGATTTTATGAGACAAAGGTATCCTCcaaattttacatatcaaGATTTTGCACGAGATTTCACTGCTGAATTCTTTAATGCTTCCGACTGGGCAGAGTTGTTTCAAGCGTCAGGTGCAAAGTATATTGTATTAACAAGCAAGCATCATGAGGGATACACATTGTGGCCATCAACGTTTTCATTCAGTTGGAATTCTATGGACGTGGGACCTCAAAAGGATCTTGttg GTGAACTTGCAAAAGCTATTCGAAATACAACACAAATAAAGTTTGGCTTATATCATTCCTTATTTGAATGGTATAATCCTCTTTATATATCAGACAAAAGGAACAATTTTACAACAGATAGATTTGTGATTCAGAAGGTAATACCAGAGTTACGTGAATTGATAGAAACATACAAGCCAGATATAGTTTGGTCGGATGGAGATGGAGAAGCAACTGATACTTATTGGAAATCAAAGGAATTTTTAGCCTGGCTATACAATGAAAGTCCAGTGAAAGACACAGTGGTAGTGAATGATAGATGGGGTATTAATATCTCATGTCATCATGGTGGATTTTTTACATGCGCTGATCGTTTTAATCctg GTGTACTTCTCCCACACAAATGGGAAAATTGTATGACTATTGACAAAAAATCTTGGGGATATCGTCGAAACGCTGTTTTATcagaatattatacattgGCTGGATTAGTGAAGGAGTTAATAATTACTGTAAGCTGTGGTGGAAATTTATTGATGAACGTTGGACCAACAAAAGATGGCATTATTACGCCAATATATGAAGAGAGATTACGAGGAATAG GCGCTTGGTTAGCAATTAATGGCGAAGCTATTTATGATACTAAGCCTTGGATAGTACAAAATGATACCTTAACAGGAAGTGTCTggtatacattaaataaaactaaaaaacagTTGTATGCTTCAATTTTAGAATGGCCagatgataatattttgttattaggATCACCTAAACTTTCGAACAATTCTCAGATACATTTACTTGGTTATTCATCAGTAATTTCT tgGAAACAATTCGCTAATAAGCTGGAAATAAATTTACCTGCAAATGCACACAGAGGTCAACCAGCTTgggtattaaaaattagaaaaaatattaattga
- the LOC105834919 gene encoding alpha-L-fucosidase-like gives MMLFVHILCAVLIICVSVKAHYNVITRTDEENFVSVLAKTPKYDPTWSSLDSRPLPNWYDEAKFGIFIHWGVFSVPSFGSEWFWNNWKDENITKSTKYFDFMRQRYPPNFTYQDFGRDFTAEFFNASEWTELFKASGAKYIVLTSKHHEGYTLWPSTYSFSWNSMDVGPRKDLVGELAQAIRNNTDIKFGLYHSLYEWYNPLYVTDKRNNFTTNRFVTHKIIPELQELVETYKPEVVWSDGDWEASDSYWKSKEFLAWLYNESPVKDVVVVNDRWGINMSCHHGGYFTCTDRFNPGVLLSHKWENCMTIDKKSWGYRRNAVLSEYYTLAGLVKELVITVSCGGNLLMNVGPTKDGIITPIYEERLRGMGAWLAVNGEAIYDTKPWTVQNDTLTGSVWYTLSKNKKQLYASILEWPDDNILLLGSLKLLNNSQIHLLGYSSIIPWKQSNNKLEISLPANAHKGQPAWVLKIKIFKNLHVFY, from the exons ATGATGctgtttgtacatattttgtgCGCCGTGTTGATTATTTGCGTGTCAGTAAAGGCACATTATAACGTGATAACGAGAACAGATGAAGAGAATTTTGTGTCAGTTTTAGCAAAAACGCCTAAATATGATCCAACTTGGTCTAGTTTAGACAGTCGACCGTTACCAAACTGGTATGATGAGGCAAAGTTTGGAATCTTTATTCATTGGGGTGTATTCAGTGTTCCCAGCTTTGGCTCTGAATGGTTTTGGAATAATTGGAAAG atgaaaatattactaaatctacgaaatattttgattttatgagACAAAGATATCCTCCAAACTTTACTTATCAAGACTTTGGACGTGACTTCACTGCTGAGTTCTTCAATGCTTCTGAATGGACTGAATTATTCAAAGCATCAGGTGCTAAATATATCGTATTGACAAGTAAACATCACGAAGGATATACGTTGTGGCCGTCAACATATTCATTCAGTTGGAATTCTATGGATGTGGGACCTCGAAAGGATCTCGTTG gTGAACTAGCACAAGCAATTCGTAATAACACAGACATCAAGTTTGGCTTATATCATTCCTTGTATGAATGGTATAATCCCCTTTATGTAACAgacaaaagaaacaatttcacaacaaaCAGATTTGTAACTCATAAAATTATACCAGAACTACAAGAGTTGGTGGAAACATACAAACCAGAAGTAGTTTGGTCAGATGGAGATTGGGAAGCATCTGATTCTTATTGGAAATCAAAGGAATTTCTAGCGTGGTTATACAATGAAAGTCCTGTAAAAGACGTGGTAGTTGTGAATGATAGATGGGGTATTAATATGTCGTGTCATCATGGTGGTTACTTTACATGCACTGATCGCTTTAATCCtg GTGTACTTCTTTCACACAAGTGGGAAAACTGTATGActatagataaaaaatcttGGGGATATCGCAGAAATGCTGTTTTATCAGAGTATTACACATTAGCGGGATTAGTGAAAGAATTAGTTATTACTGTAAGCTGTGGTGGAAATTTACTGATGAACGTTGGACCTACAAAAGATGGTATTATTACACCAATATATGAAGAGAGATTGCGCGGAATGG GCGCTTGGTTAGCAGTCAATGGAGAAGCTATTTATGATACTAAGCCTTGGACAGTACAAAATGATACCTTAACAGGAAGTGTCTGGTAtacattaagtaaaaataaaaaacagttgTATGCTTCAATTCTAGAATGGCCAGAtgataacattttgttattaggATCACTGAAACTTTTGAACAATTCTCAGATACATCTACTTGGTTATTCATCAATAATTCCT tGGAAACAATCCAATAATAAGCTGGAAATAAGTTTACCTGCTAACGCACACAAAGGACAGCCTGCTTGggtattaaagattaaaatttttaaaaatttacatgtattttattaa
- the LOC105834920 gene encoding cytosolic non-specific dipeptidase — protein sequence MALPPVLKNLFKYIDEHKQEYIDNLREAIAIKSVSAWPDHRDEVIEMMKWAEVRLKNLGATTELADIGKQKLSDNTEIPLPPVLLGDLGSDPKKKTVLLYGHLDVQPALIKDGWDTEPFILTEKDGKLFGRGSTDDKGPVLCWIHALQAYKASGIDIPVNLKFVFEGMEESGSEGLDELLWARKDTFLKNVDYVCISDNYWLGTKKPCITYGLRGIAYFLIEVSCATKDLHSGTFGGCVHEAMADLIYLMNTLVDVNGHILIDNIYDNVAKLTEAELASYKDIEFDIDEFRETVGTARLAHEEDKIKILIHRWRQPSLSIHGIEGAFSEPGAKTVIPSKVIGKFSIRLVPHMTSDKATEKVIAYINKKWQDRGSPNIMNVTMFHGGEPWSESPDHPNYMAARKATRSVYNVEPDLSREGGSIPVTLTFQKVTGKNVLLLPVGQGDDGAHSQNEKLNVHNYIQGTKLLGAYLYEVARV from the exons ATGGCATTACCACcggtattaaaaaatctatttaa ATATATAGATGAACATAAACAggaatatatagataatttaaGAGAGGCAATAGCTATTAAGTCTGTATCAGCATGGCCAGATCATAGAGACGAAGTGATTGAGATGATGAAATGGGCAGAAGTGAGATTGAAGAATCTTGGAGCAACTACGGAATTAGCTGATATAGGCAAACAGAAACTCTCTGATAATACTGAAATCCCACTGCCTCCTGTATTACTTGGAGATCTTGGCTCGGACCCAAAGAAGAAAACCGTGCTCTTATATGGACATTTGGATGTACAGCCTGCACTAATAAAGGATGGATGGGACACCGAACCTTTTATTCTTACTGAAAAAGATGGAAAACTTTTCGGTCGAGGCAGTACTGATGACAAAGGACCGGTTCTTTGTTGGATACATGCATTGCAAGCTTATAAAGCAAGTGGAATTGACATCCCTGTTAACCTCaag TTTGTCTTTGAAGGAATGGAAGAAAGTGGCAGTGAAGGCTTGGATGAACTTCTTTGGGCAAGGAAAGACACTTTTCTAAAGAACGTAGATTATGTCTGCATATCAGACAATTATTGGCTGGGTACCAAAAAGCCATGTATTACTTATGGTCTACGAGGTATTGCCTATTTTCTAATAGAAGTCTCTTGCGCTACTAAGGATTTGCATAGTGGTACCTTTGGTGGCTGTGTACATGAAGCCATGGCAGATCTGATTTACTTAATGAATACACTGGTCGATGTTAATGGTCACATTTTGATAGACAACATTTATGACAATGTGGCAAAATTAACAGAAGCTGAATTAGCCAGTTATAAGGATATAGAATTCGATATAGATGAATTTAGAGAAACAGTAGGAACTGCAAGACTAGCGCATGAGGAAGACAAA ATCAAAATCTTGATACATCGTTGGAGACAACCTAGTTTGTCTATTCATGGAATAGAGGGTGCTTTCAGTGAGCCAGGAGCGAAAACAGTAATTCCGAGTAAAGTCATTGGCAAATTTTCGATTAGATTAGTGCCTCATATGACTTCAGACAAAGCAACCGAAAAAGTTATcgcatatataaataagaaatggCAGGACAGAGGTAGTCCGAATATCATGAACGTGACAATGTTTCATGGTGGCGAACCATGGTCTGAAAGTCCTGATCATCCGAATTACATGGCCGCTCGGAAAGCTACTCGATCCGTTTACAACGTAGAGCCTGATCTCTCTCGCGAAGGCGGGTCAATACCAGTTACTCTGACTTTCCAGAAAGTTACTGGTAAAAATGTATTGCTCTTACCGGTCGGCCAGGGTGACGATGGTGCACATTctcaaaatgaaaaattaaatgtgcaTAATTACATTCAAGGG ACAAAACTACTTGGAGCTTATTTATATGAAGTAGCTCGCGTGTAA
- the LOC105834917 gene encoding Hermansky-Pudlak syndrome 3 protein homolog, producing the protein MVRVITVHNFLGQNVVQIEEPTATCTAISQGQEMLLLALPTHCVEVWELMNSDVRLRTIFPTVDIINQMVHCAKGDYVVTLESKYLRDTASNNHANKATSNFVRIYVNWAIAKDQSQPMRARIAGRVTPSLNRPLNSLEMIELPLSVQPTLIACCQCTGNLLVASENSAILHEFKIEMQQVSKIKFIDFEPRPWSLGFTFTPTRMEIMEDFIAIMDNTNLSVFRLTNSMYEDIDQLSSLTSTSSSVDKTSISTDSSLLENSSSLGNDDTSLQGTNVKHKSIDQDCQYTTPENNETVVIGVKSKDKKHKGTKGNTWYKQEVSDFNRTKASNNKNYIDWENLICNEKEELQRLIAQGIIDPASQPLTVNLPLISLERASPGHTLSPFVLNSTDTRIFIKTTSPDVGWSENYMIKNLLSLKINAGSNNAKIDGILEIFRCLVLKPLYMKKECNTTGVKKSMLRSDKYRYLQGVSCFVCTTQEGYLYHFSAASSNSLHPTCLTTYPFTAPVRDVALEHTVLHALTEAGLESYTLRLSHHIAKLSNNMDGIRATCPSVIEPVSLIGLRPFLGIQKLLHTKSYIVLLAKADSSWTMYSLNLPKFENVYFDILNVAKSHKSSSPSTYRHLLGEAHALIRLAKDISYNDNEKFDDATHKNDLKLKNLYNQSCALLADYYIRSEIESDWDLCIPYYKMSGLKPSEVLSRKCSQDAPGLLTFLTDALLTMKSGPEADTLFQSYNIIEIICKLEKEDLLKLIFSSPVLREYATEKLINLLLTHETDDIVKLALALLYIQADKQEQAEKALEPVSVRCIKQIVLKHWELLFDMTAMKKRSSMIATFSDFAGTLMLIKNTIFADILIQIIEDEGALSLHQIIQVFLEYLPSRVGRDGHNAAATLQVFLEKYLQNYFSSKFMLEWPPTVNKNQIRSNFALIEAFKLLVRSYLGKLTQTRVYKTDFKENQGENDKEYFMFAKYRPSYLNKMPPYAKDYQKMLSMNDFKDLTNFNNESETEKIIPKELFKLQSILSCEFLPTECLHEVKQFLETQNIDGSLSLRTLCIQNTEEVTTILMDNCPQAVVQYAKDKYTKDTEWKNLIELTQDKIATSTAQQELQLLYTQIMKEILNYLPHALPMKSLHRILPRDDMAAFQRCTEMCNQIMHADHVKSLIMETGQQLLTTLKL; encoded by the exons ATGGTACGCGTTATAACGGTGCACAATTTCCTGGGGCAAAATGTCGTCCAGATCGAGGAACCAACGGCGACGTGCACAGCCATCAGCCAGGGACAGGAGATGCTCCTGCTGGCGTTGCCCACGCACTGTGTGGAGGTATGGGAATTAATGAATTCGGACGTCAGGCTGCGCACTATTTTTCCCACGGTGGACATAATCAATCAAATGGTGCACTGTGCCAAGGGAGATTACGTTGTGACGCTGGAATCAAAATATCTCAGAGATACTGCGAGCAATAATCATGCAAATAAAGCTACTTCTAATTTTGTAAGGATTTATGTAAATTGGGCTATAGCGAAGGATCAGAGTCAGCCAATGCGAGCTAGGATCGCCGGACGGGTCACACCGAGCTTAAATCGACCCTTGAACAGCCTGGAGATGATAGAGTTGCCCTTAAGCGTGCAACCTACGTTGATCGCCTGCTGCCAGTGCACTGGAAACTTATTGGTAGCCTCGGAAAACAGCGCTATCCTGCACGAATTCAAGATTGAGATGCAGCAAGTgtcaaagataaaatttatagattttgaACCTAGACCATGGTCGTTAGGATTCACATTCACACCTACGCGCATGGAGATCATGGAGGATTTTATAGCAATCATGGATAATACGAATTTATCTGTTTTTCGTCTCACAAATTCAATGTACGAGGATATTGATCAACTTAGCTCTTTAACTTCCACTTCTTCTTCCGTCGACAAGACATCCATATCCACAGATTCATCTCTCCTAGAGAATAGCAGTAGCCTTGGAAATGATGATACGTCACTGCAGGGAACAAATGTAAAGCACAAATCTATAGATCAAGATTGCCAATACACGACACCTGAAAATAACGAGACAGTGGTAATTGGTGTAAAATCTAAGGATAAAAAGCACAAGGGCACAAAAGGAAATACATGGTATAAACAAGAAGTAAGCGATTTCAACCGAACAAAGGCaagtaataataagaattacataGATTGGGAGAATCTGATATGCAACGAGAAAGAAGAGTTGCAAAGGCTAATCGCACAAGGAATTATTGATCCTGCTTCGCAACCATTGACAGTAAATCTGCCATTGATAAGTTTAGAAAGGGCTAGTCCGGGTCACACTCTCAgtccttttgtattaaattcaaCAGACACGAGAATTTTCATCAAGACAACCTCTCCTGATGTAGGCTGGtctgaaaattatatgataaaaaatttattatctttaaaaattaacgctGGAAGTAACAATGCCAAGATAGACGGAATTCTAGAGATCTTCAGATGCCTGGTGTTGAAACCATTGTACATGAAGAAGGAATGTAACACTACCGGTGTGAAAAAATCTATGTTGCGATCTGACAAATACAGATACTTACAAGGTGTAAGTTGTTTTGTTTGCACTACACAGGAGGGATATCTGTATCATTTCTCAGCGGCGAGCAGCAATTCTCTGCATCCGACGTGTCTAACAACTTATCCCTTCACCGCACCTGTTCGTGATGTAGCGCTGGAACACACAGTACTTCATGCATTAACCGAAGCTGGTCTTGAGTCTTACACATTACGTCTTTCTCATCATATCGCAAAATTGTCGAACAACATGGACGGCATCCGAGCAACCTGTCCTAGTGTTATTGAACCAGTAAGCTTGATTGGTTTGAGACCGTTTCTGGGAATACAGAAATTGTTGCATACAAAAAGCTATATAGTTCTGCTGGCTAAAGCTGACAGTTCTTGGACCATGTATTCATTAAATCTACCTAAATTCGAGAATgtgtattttgatatattaaatgtgGCAAAAAGTCACAAATCTTCCAGTCCAAGCACTTATCGACACTTGCTGGGAGAAGCACACGCTTTGATACGCTTGGCAAAAGATATTTCCTACAATGATAATGAGAAATTTGACGATGCAACGCACAAGAATGatctcaaattaaaaaacctgTACAACCAATCATGTGCGTTGCTTGCAGATTACTATATACGATCAGAGATTGAATCGGATTGGGATTTGTGTATTCCTTATTATAAGATGTCTGGGCTGAAACCTTCAGAAGTGTTATCTAGGAAATGCAGTCAGGACGCACCGGGACTTCTGACATTCCTGACAGATGCACTTCTCACAATGAAAAGTGGACCTGAAGCGGACACACTTTTCCAAAGCTATAACATCATAGAGATTATTTGTAAGTTGGAAAAGGAGGATCTGTTGAAATTGATCTTTAGTAGTCCTGTGCTGAGGGAGTACGCCAccgagaaattaataaatcttctgCTGACACACGAAACCGACGATATTGTCAAACTCGCATTGGCGCTCTTATACATCCAGGCCGATAAACAGGAACAAGCGGAAAAAGCGTTGGAACCAGTTTCTGTGCGATGTATCAAACAAATTGTCTTGAAACACTGGGAACTGCTGTTCGATATGACCGCGATGAAAAAGAGGAGTTCCATGATCGCTACTTTCTCGGATTTCGCCGGTACTTTAATGCTCATAAAGAACACCATCTTCGCTGATATCCTAATACAGATAATAGAAGACGAAGGTGCATTGTCATTGCACCAAATCATACAGGTGTTCCTGGAATACTTGCCGTCGCGAGTTGGAAGAGACGGGCATAACGCAGCCGCCACTTTGCAAGTTTTTCTTGAGAAATATCTACAGAATTATTTCAGTTCAAAATTCATGTTGGAGTGGCCACcaactgtaaataaaaatcagataCGCTCGAATTTTGCTCTAATTGAGGCGTTCAAATTATTAGTGCGATCATATCTAGGCAAATTAACTCAGACGAGAGTGTACAAAACCGATTTCAAGGAGAATCAAGGGGAAAACGATAAAGAATACTTCATGTTCGCCAAGTATCGACCGAGTTATTTGAACAAAATGCCGCCGTATGCCAAagattatcaaaaaatgttaagcATGAATGATTTTAAggatttaacaaattttaataacgaaTCTGAAACCGAGAAGATTATACCTAAGGAATTGTTTAAGTTGCAATCTATATTGTCATGCGAATTTCTGCCGACTGAATGTCTACACGAGGTTAAACAATTTCTCGAAACGCAAAATATCGATGGAAGTTTATCTCTCAGGACATTATGCATTCAAAATACAGAAGAAgtgacaacaattttaatgGACAATTGCCCACAAGCTGTAGTACAATATGCAaag GATAAATATACGAAGGACACTGAGTGGAAGAATCTTATTGAATTAACACAAGACAAAATTGCTACTTCAACGGCGCAACAGGAATTACAACTTTTGTATACACAAATCATGAAGG AGATCCTGAATTATTTGCCGCATGCATTGCCTATGAAAAGTCTACATCGCATTTTACCAAGAGATGACATGGCAGCATTTCAAAGATGCACCGAAATGTGCAATCAAATTATGCATGCGGATCATGTGAAATCGTTGATAATGGAAACCGGACAACAACTTTTGACAACTCTAAAGTTGTGA